TAAAGGCTAAGCAAAGCCAATGGCAAAACCCTATAGTTACGATTACAAGCGAGCACTGCGATTTAACCCCACAGCTAAATAATACAGTGCAAGTTAACACGCAAAACACCATTCACACTAGCTATAACCAGCCATTAAAGCAGGCCGTTGAATCTTTACAATTTACAGTTATAACAGAGCAACTAAAACAGCATAATTATAACTGGGCAGCAACTGCGCGAGTGCTGGAACTCGATAGAGCAAACCTTGTACGCCTTGCTAAGCGTTTAGGTATTGAGGTTAAAAAAACTATTTAAGGGTTTGAGGCTTATTAAAGTGCGCTTTTAATAAGCCTGCAAATGCTTGTACTTTCGCGGTGCGATGCACTAAATGGTGTGTTACAAGCCAAACATCGGTGGGCCAACTCAGTTCACTATGTAAAATAGGCACTAAATCATTATATTGGGCTGCTACCCCATGTTGTAAACCGCCTATACCTAAGCCTTTAATTATGGCCCGTGTTGCTTCGGAGGTTTCTGAAACTCGTAACTTTATTTGCTGCGCCGGAATATGTTTATCGGCCCACTCAAAATAAGGAACGCGTGCATTAAAGCCCGCTACACCCGATACAAAGTTATGATGCTGTAAGTCACTCAATGTTTTAGGCATACCATACTTATTAATGTAGCGTTTATTGGCGTACAAGCTCGATGTAAGTTTAGCTAAATGCTGAGCTATATAATCCCCTTCATCTGGCCTTGGCCCTGCGCGCACTGCAATATGTGCTTGCCCATGATCTAGCCTTAACCGCTTTTGTTCTAAAATAACTTCTAGCTGTACTTGAGGGTGTAAAGCCTGAAACTTTTCGCAAACATCGCCCAGTACATCCATAAACCCACTTACTGTGGTAAGTAATAAGCTTCCGCGTAACGTACTGTCGGCAGCGGCAATATCGTTATGTAATTGCTCAAGTGATGAATCTATAGTTTGTGCTGCAGTAAATAATTTAGCGCCTATTTCAGTTACTTTATAACCCCGGGCATGGCGATGAAATAAACGTGTATCTAAGTTTTTTTCAAGGCTATTAATACGTCGAAGTACTGTGCTGTGGTGCACATTTAAAACCTCAGCGGCAGCCGTTAGCGTACCAAGCTTTGCAACTTCAAACGCTACTTTTACATCTTGCCAATCATCAAACTTTATTGCCATGCTACCCGCCTTCTATTAATGTGCATATACGCACATAAGTGTTGCGTTTATTCGTGTTTTCTACAAGCAAAAATTTGCTACATTAGTTACGTCATCAAAAACTTTAAAAGGCCAGTATCATGTCAGCACCTAAAATTATTGCGCTCGCGGGTAGCTTGCGTACACAAAGCTTTAATCAAAAACTAATTAACGAAGCAGCGCGCTTTGCTATGCAAACCGGTGCCGAAGTAGAAATAATTACACTCGCCGAGTTAAATTTGCCGTTATTTAGCGAGGATATTGAAGCGCAAGGCACACCAGCCGACGCCCAGCTTTTAAAAGATAAGTTACGCGCTGCTGATGGTATCTTACTGGCAAGCCCTGAGTACAACGGCTCAATTACTGCGGCGCTTAAAAATGCAATTGATTGGGCATCACGTACTGAGCAAGGTGCTGTGCCTGCATTTCGCAATAAAGTAGTGGCGTTATTTGCTACATCACCTGGTGGGCTTGGTGGCCTGCGCGGCTTAAACCATGTACGCGATATTTTAAGTGGTATTGGCTCGTTAGTACTTGCCGATCAGCTCGCTATCCCATCAGCATTCACAGTATTTGACGAAGATGGAAAAATTAGTGACCCAGCCACTGCAGAAAAAGTTAGCGTATTAACGCAGCAGCTCGTTTCTGTTGCTAGTAAATTAAGCTAATTTTTACGACTTTATCGCTGCTAATTTAGCAGCGATAAAATCGGTGTGCGCTACATATAAAAGTCCAGCCACTTTACGTATTACATACTCTTCTTGGGGATCTATCTCTCCATCGGCATACGCCAATCGCCATAATAGCTCAATTATTTCAATGCGCTGTGCCGCACTGCAGTGATCGTTAATCTGCTTAGAAAATTGAAAGTAATCAATAGCCCCATCTAAACTGCTTGCAGCATTGGTCGTGAGCTCTTCAACTTCTGAATCTGTCAAATTAAAGTATTTTTTTAAGGTTACAGTCAGGGTGTGTTGTTCATTATGGTCAAGCTTTGTATCAGCACGCATTACTTCAATAAGCAGCGCAGCAACCGCTGTTTTTAAATCATGCTGCTCTATGCTTGGCTGTTGCTCGTCAAAAGCGGCAAACAGTTGTTTTATTTGTTTGAACATCACATATTCTCTTTTTGGGTGTTAGACTTAACTTAAATACATCGTGCTTAATATTTTATTAATGGGTATTAAGTTCGCAAATTAAAGGATACATTTTTATGAAAGGCTTATACACACCGCATTTAGTTGTTGGCGCTGCATTGCTAGCCTTTTCTGGTATAGGGACCGCCTTTGCAGAAGTGGGCGAAAAAGAAAAATCATACGACTTTGACAATAAAGTGCATTATTACCAAACAAAAATTGGCGAAGACAACTATAAAATAGAAATACAATCAGACGATTACAAACACTTTGCTAATCAAAGTATGTTTTTACTGCGCCACGCAGACAGGCTATGCCGCGGCAGAACCTTTATGTTAAAAGTGCTTGAAGGCGTGCAAGAGTACGAACGCTTTCCTACTAAACCACGCGCTTATCAACCACCATTAAACGTTTTACTACAATGTGACGCACCCGAAAAAAAAGAAAAATAGTTTATTTTTCGTAGCCCCAAGGCGCAGCGGGTGGAGTAATTGGTTTAGTTAAATCAAAATCCACCTTAAACTCACGCCCTTGGCGAATTAGCCTATAAGTAAATA
The genomic region above belongs to Pseudoalteromonas sp. MM1 and contains:
- a CDS encoding NADPH-dependent FMN reductase, which codes for MSAPKIIALAGSLRTQSFNQKLINEAARFAMQTGAEVEIITLAELNLPLFSEDIEAQGTPADAQLLKDKLRAADGILLASPEYNGSITAALKNAIDWASRTEQGAVPAFRNKVVALFATSPGGLGGLRGLNHVRDILSGIGSLVLADQLAIPSAFTVFDEDGKISDPATAEKVSVLTQQLVSVASKLS
- a CDS encoding TerB family tellurite resistance protein encodes the protein MFKQIKQLFAAFDEQQPSIEQHDLKTAVAALLIEVMRADTKLDHNEQHTLTVTLKKYFNLTDSEVEELTTNAASSLDGAIDYFQFSKQINDHCSAAQRIEIIELLWRLAYADGEIDPQEEYVIRKVAGLLYVAHTDFIAAKLAAIKS
- a CDS encoding LysR family transcriptional regulator; this encodes MAIKFDDWQDVKVAFEVAKLGTLTAAAEVLNVHHSTVLRRINSLEKNLDTRLFHRHARGYKVTEIGAKLFTAAQTIDSSLEQLHNDIAAADSTLRGSLLLTTVSGFMDVLGDVCEKFQALHPQVQLEVILEQKRLRLDHGQAHIAVRAGPRPDEGDYIAQHLAKLTSSLYANKRYINKYGMPKTLSDLQHHNFVSGVAGFNARVPYFEWADKHIPAQQIKLRVSETSEATRAIIKGLGIGGLQHGVAAQYNDLVPILHSELSWPTDVWLVTHHLVHRTAKVQAFAGLLKAHFNKPQTLK